A region from the Candidatus Krumholzibacteriota bacterium genome encodes:
- a CDS encoding biotin attachment protein — protein sequence MGKKKIDFMITAFRDGFQSFYGARVLTRDFLPAVEAAVDAGLTHLETGGGDRFQSLYFYCNEDAFEMMDGFRKAAGRKANLQALSRGVNVVDVEPQSSDVIRLFAALFRKHGITTIRNFDALNDAGNLDFSGRAIVDAGLRHEICVTMMGPPVCAKSPLGPDHYIGRARALVDAGIPFDSICFMDATGTVTPRDIHETIGGARRALPPETTVRFHTHEAAGSSIICYQAAIEAGADAIDLSLAPVSGGKGQPDLLVMWHALRGTDFTLDIDVRKVMRAEEVLKRCMREYEPQIDAALVEPLIPFLPVPGGTFIEHVELMRDLGLEGRLEEIIDSLVDVIARGGRGTSIKPVATHYFRQAINNVASGPWNQIDEGYGRLVLGRMGKTPFEPDQKVVRIASEQLGIEPTTRSPREIADEDPGRGIDAARRMLEEAEWPATDESLFIAATVREQGIAFLKGNAALDVSKGAAGPGSARQAFAGGDGGYTVTIDGEPYAVTIRGGSAEVNGRRFQVDVKERGPRLAARRTGPAAPARPAPQRPAAPAKKTVGGEGLAVSAPMPGAILRVEVKEGDEVRTGRVLVILEAMKMETEIRSPVDGTVTAVGVSPGDTVAAGQQLLRIG from the coding sequence ATGGGCAAGAAGAAGATCGATTTCATGATCACGGCGTTCCGCGACGGATTCCAGTCCTTCTACGGCGCGCGCGTGCTGACCAGGGACTTCCTGCCGGCGGTCGAGGCCGCGGTCGACGCCGGGCTGACCCACCTCGAGACGGGGGGCGGCGACCGCTTCCAGTCGCTCTACTTCTACTGCAACGAGGACGCCTTCGAGATGATGGACGGCTTCCGCAAGGCGGCCGGGCGGAAGGCGAACCTCCAGGCCCTCTCGCGGGGCGTGAACGTCGTCGACGTCGAGCCGCAGTCGAGCGACGTCATCCGTCTCTTCGCCGCGCTCTTCCGGAAGCACGGCATCACGACGATCCGCAACTTCGACGCCCTCAACGACGCGGGCAACCTCGACTTCAGCGGGCGCGCGATCGTCGACGCCGGGCTCCGCCACGAGATCTGCGTGACGATGATGGGCCCGCCGGTCTGCGCGAAGAGCCCGCTCGGGCCGGACCATTACATCGGGCGGGCCCGGGCGCTCGTCGACGCGGGGATCCCCTTCGACTCGATCTGCTTCATGGACGCCACGGGCACGGTGACGCCGCGCGATATCCACGAGACGATCGGCGGCGCCAGGCGGGCGCTGCCCCCGGAGACGACCGTGCGCTTCCACACGCACGAGGCGGCCGGCTCGAGCATCATCTGCTACCAGGCGGCGATCGAGGCGGGCGCCGACGCGATCGACCTCTCCCTCGCCCCCGTCTCGGGCGGCAAGGGCCAGCCTGACCTGCTCGTCATGTGGCACGCGCTGCGCGGAACCGACTTCACCCTCGACATCGACGTCCGGAAGGTCATGCGGGCCGAGGAGGTCCTCAAGCGCTGCATGCGCGAGTACGAGCCGCAGATCGACGCGGCCCTCGTCGAGCCGCTGATCCCCTTCCTCCCCGTGCCGGGCGGCACCTTCATCGAGCACGTCGAGCTGATGCGCGACCTCGGCCTCGAGGGCCGTCTCGAGGAGATCATCGATTCCCTCGTCGACGTCATCGCCAGGGGTGGGCGCGGCACGTCGATCAAGCCCGTCGCCACCCACTACTTCCGGCAGGCGATCAACAACGTCGCCTCCGGGCCGTGGAACCAGATCGACGAGGGCTACGGGCGCCTCGTTCTCGGCCGCATGGGGAAGACGCCCTTCGAGCCCGACCAGAAGGTCGTCCGGATCGCCTCCGAGCAGCTCGGCATCGAGCCGACGACGCGCTCGCCGCGCGAGATCGCCGACGAGGACCCCGGGCGGGGCATCGACGCGGCCAGGCGGATGCTCGAGGAGGCCGAGTGGCCTGCCACCGACGAGAGCCTCTTCATCGCGGCCACCGTCCGCGAGCAGGGCATCGCCTTCCTGAAGGGGAACGCCGCCCTCGACGTGAGCAAGGGCGCCGCGGGGCCGGGCTCGGCCCGCCAGGCCTTCGCCGGCGGCGACGGCGGCTACACGGTGACGATCGACGGCGAGCCCTACGCGGTGACGATCCGCGGCGGATCGGCCGAGGTCAACGGCCGCCGCTTCCAGGTGGACGTCAAGGAGCGCGGGCCCCGGCTTGCCGCGCGGCGCACCGGCCCGGCGGCGCCCGCCCGGCCGGCCCCGCAGCGGCCCGCTGCACCCGCGAAGAAGACCGTCGGCGGCGAGGGCCTCGCCGTGAGCGCGCCGATGCCCGGGGCGATCCTGCGCGTCGAGGTGAAGGAGGGCGACGAGGTGCGGACCGGCCGCGTGCTCGTCATCCTCGAGGCGATGAAGATGGAGACCGAGATCAGGTCGCCGGTCGACGGCACGGTGACGGCCGTGGGCGTCTCCCCCGGCGACACGGTGGCCGCCGGCCAGCAACTCCTTCGGATCGGCTGA
- a CDS encoding OadG family protein has product MLLTGLKFMVIGMTVVFCFLGLLVLVLRNVSAIAGRLPGPSRRQEPPRTNTAEDRERIAAAIAAVAAHAAAGRTR; this is encoded by the coding sequence ATGCTGCTGACAGGCTTGAAATTCATGGTCATCGGGATGACCGTCGTCTTCTGTTTCCTCGGGCTGCTCGTCCTCGTGCTCCGCAACGTCTCCGCGATCGCGGGACGCCTGCCCGGACCCTCCCGGCGACAGGAACCGCCGCGAACGAACACTGCCGAGGACCGGGAGCGCATCGCCGCGGCGATCGCCGCCGTGGCCGCGCACGCGGCCGCCGGAAGGACGAGGTAG
- a CDS encoding T9SS type A sorting domain-containing protein, with the protein MYYSVGDPGYLFHELDIGTMVGNDPIQVALGVADLCWYWYPAQGNCAVHTPAPWFDNVSVVRYETPGPQWSYNEWDLFQDNFPGVEYNLESWVRADRAEDVSLTPAIVPGDYIEVTCASPTGGGIDTTGDGRPLVYMYVRCRNIGPDAKPDLVGPDLAGDYCSFCTVPAVPPWTPLQADRAWPDDTYRFDLNDSLFTRGYMIDYYFRAYDQYGRTSVLPAGADTGTPNPAGVRPYFEFTCLPTLGSDILYVDDYDGVGIRGGTVQYYHDDSYRAVLDPMDLPDRYDVNAPTAMVSNGLASRARLMHLLEAYETIIWDSGDLAEGTITDGLRLDKTDDCSMLDDWLELSDHDVNLWICGDNIASDLAAFPSPQSMRLMFTSCGVNVRACSFYQFSGGFGGGGIAIPRVDGFPLSSPFSGDIFYAFGGCPAVNHFDVLDTLSGGVPALRYEPFDEGTYFAGVRHEYLNSQSRNAQTMWFGFSLMFIRDFVLHQPQIRNTVMKQAFDWFGTVTQADVTEADRPPVDYSLSRNYPNPFNPSTTVSFSLRERGPVRIGIYDVAGRLVCTLVDEVRDAGRYTERWDGRNDRGTAATSGIYFCRMESGGWFASRKLVLLR; encoded by the coding sequence GTGTATTACTCAGTGGGCGATCCCGGATATCTGTTCCACGAGCTGGACATCGGCACGATGGTGGGGAACGATCCGATCCAGGTCGCTCTCGGGGTCGCCGATCTCTGCTGGTACTGGTATCCGGCCCAGGGGAACTGCGCCGTCCACACGCCGGCGCCGTGGTTCGACAACGTGAGCGTCGTTCGCTACGAGACGCCGGGGCCGCAGTGGAGCTACAACGAGTGGGATCTCTTCCAGGACAACTTCCCGGGCGTGGAGTACAACCTCGAGTCCTGGGTCCGGGCGGACCGCGCCGAGGACGTCTCGTTGACGCCGGCCATCGTGCCGGGGGACTACATCGAGGTGACCTGCGCCTCGCCGACCGGCGGCGGCATCGACACGACCGGGGACGGGCGTCCGCTGGTCTACATGTACGTGCGGTGCAGGAACATCGGCCCGGACGCGAAACCGGACCTCGTCGGGCCCGATCTCGCGGGGGATTACTGCAGCTTCTGCACCGTTCCAGCCGTGCCGCCCTGGACCCCCCTCCAGGCCGACCGGGCGTGGCCGGACGACACCTACCGGTTCGATCTCAACGATTCCCTCTTCACGAGGGGGTACATGATCGACTACTACTTCCGCGCCTACGACCAGTATGGCCGCACGAGCGTCCTGCCGGCGGGCGCCGATACGGGAACGCCGAATCCGGCGGGCGTCCGGCCCTACTTCGAGTTCACCTGCCTGCCCACCCTGGGCAGCGACATCCTCTACGTCGACGACTACGACGGCGTCGGCATCCGCGGGGGCACGGTCCAGTACTATCACGACGATTCCTATCGGGCAGTCCTCGATCCGATGGATCTCCCGGACCGCTACGACGTCAACGCGCCGACCGCGATGGTCTCGAACGGCCTCGCGAGCCGCGCCAGGCTGATGCACCTGCTCGAGGCATACGAGACGATCATCTGGGACTCGGGGGACCTGGCCGAGGGCACGATCACCGACGGCCTCCGCCTGGACAAGACCGACGACTGCTCGATGCTCGACGACTGGCTCGAACTCTCCGATCACGACGTAAACCTCTGGATCTGCGGCGACAATATCGCCTCCGATCTCGCCGCGTTCCCCTCGCCGCAGTCGATGCGCCTCATGTTCACGAGCTGCGGCGTGAACGTCAGGGCGTGCAGCTTCTACCAGTTCTCGGGGGGATTCGGCGGGGGCGGCATCGCCATCCCGCGGGTAGACGGCTTTCCCCTCTCATCGCCCTTTTCCGGCGATATCTTCTACGCCTTCGGCGGCTGTCCCGCGGTCAACCACTTCGACGTTCTCGACACGTTGTCGGGGGGCGTGCCCGCGCTCCGGTACGAGCCCTTCGACGAGGGGACATACTTTGCCGGCGTGCGGCACGAGTACCTGAACTCGCAGTCGCGGAACGCGCAGACGATGTGGTTCGGGTTCAGCCTGATGTTCATCAGGGATTTCGTGCTGCACCAGCCCCAGATCCGCAACACCGTGATGAAACAGGCGTTCGACTGGTTCGGCACGGTGACCCAGGCCGATGTGACCGAGGCCGATCGGCCGCCGGTCGACTACTCGCTCTCGCGGAACTACCCCAACCCCTTCAACCCGTCGACGACGGTCTCCTTCTCGCTCCGCGAGCGGGGACCGGTGCGGATCGGCATTTACGACGTCGCCGGGCGGCTCGTCTGCACACTGGTGGACGAGGTCCGCGACGCCGGCCGGTACACCGAGCGGTGGGACGGACGCAACGACCGTGGCACGGCCGCCACGAGCGGGATCTACTTCTGCCGGATGGAGAGCGGCGGGTGGTTTGCCTCGCGGAAGCTCGTGCTGCTGCGGTGA
- a CDS encoding MFS transporter: MPVTGTRIASAQRRVMATAAIHHACNDASVVILPSVFPLLHDEGTLIRSYTDIGTMILIGLVTAIIFQAFLGHAARHRHARRWLALDASIVGFSLLLMTRIDSWGALLACFIGVRLGTAIYHPVGISWVSQTFHGPRLDRAMGVQSAFGNVGVLVAFSTTGLLADSFGWRAPILAWAVMNFLVVGAGLLVSRGTADAIEEPLVRETASWLEAARGVVRFVPFMLLGGLAWGVTLNYAPSLLKHRLGVSMSLTGLILGCWIGAGVVSAMYYGRIAERFGRAGTLRVSFAAVAVAALVLALTNVLAPAVAAIALLGVSMFVIYPANLSLVGNAVPARSRTAAYSLTSNIMIVGNSTFAYISGRLADRFDIHAPFLLLAAMSLLALGYLVVSIRAGRLDTAIPGRPLEGLPVK; this comes from the coding sequence ATGCCGGTCACGGGCACGAGAATCGCATCGGCGCAGCGGCGCGTCATGGCGACGGCGGCGATCCACCACGCCTGCAACGACGCCTCCGTGGTCATCCTGCCGAGCGTCTTCCCCCTCCTCCACGACGAGGGAACGCTGATCCGCAGCTACACCGACATCGGCACGATGATCCTCATCGGCCTCGTGACGGCCATCATCTTCCAGGCCTTCCTCGGCCACGCGGCGCGGCACCGCCACGCGCGCCGCTGGCTCGCGCTCGACGCGTCGATCGTCGGTTTCTCGCTGCTCCTCATGACGCGCATCGACTCGTGGGGCGCCCTCCTCGCCTGCTTCATCGGCGTGCGGCTCGGCACGGCGATCTACCATCCCGTGGGAATCTCATGGGTCTCGCAGACCTTCCACGGCCCCCGTCTCGACCGCGCGATGGGCGTGCAGAGCGCCTTCGGCAACGTCGGCGTCCTCGTCGCCTTCTCCACGACCGGCCTTCTCGCCGACAGCTTCGGCTGGCGGGCGCCGATCCTCGCCTGGGCGGTGATGAACTTCCTCGTCGTCGGCGCCGGCCTCCTCGTCTCGCGGGGCACGGCCGACGCGATCGAGGAGCCGCTCGTCCGCGAAACGGCCTCCTGGCTCGAGGCGGCGCGCGGCGTCGTGCGCTTCGTGCCCTTCATGCTCCTCGGCGGCCTCGCATGGGGCGTGACGCTCAACTACGCCCCGAGCCTCCTCAAGCACCGCCTCGGCGTCTCGATGTCGCTCACCGGCCTCATCCTCGGCTGCTGGATCGGCGCGGGGGTCGTCTCGGCGATGTACTACGGGCGGATCGCCGAGCGATTCGGCCGCGCCGGAACGCTCCGGGTCTCCTTCGCGGCGGTGGCCGTCGCCGCGCTCGTCCTCGCCCTGACGAACGTCCTCGCGCCGGCCGTGGCGGCGATCGCCCTGCTCGGCGTCTCGATGTTCGTCATCTACCCGGCGAACCTCTCCCTCGTCGGCAACGCCGTGCCCGCCCGGAGCCGGACAGCGGCCTACAGCCTCACCTCGAACATCATGATCGTCGGCAACTCCACCTTCGCCTACATCTCGGGCCGGCTCGCCGATCGCTTCGACATCCACGCGCCCTTCCTCCTGCTCGCCGCCATGTCGCTCCTCGCCCTCGGCTATCTCGTCGTCTCGATTCGCGCGGGACGGCTCGATACGGCGATCCCCGGACGCCCGCTTGAGGGATTACCCGTAAAATGA
- a CDS encoding sodium ion-translocating decarboxylase subunit beta, translated as MDILDAFGSLWRSTGLANFTWGQVVMIAVSLLLIWLAIRKNFEPLLLLPIGFGGILSNIPVAAIGGSGGFLGQIYGFGIATGIFPLLVFMGVGAMTDFGPLIANPKTALLGAAAQFGIFTTLLGALALGQYAGFDFDMKDAASIGIIGGADGPTAIFIASKLSPQLLGSIAVAAYSYMALVPIIQPPIMRWLVGAEDRKIAMRQLRDVSKTERILLPLVVLGICALLLPTAAPLIGALMFGNLVRESGVVDRLHKAIQGPMTDIVTILLGLAVGSKLQADRFLRVETLGILVLGLFAFCVGTAAGLLLARLMNRFSRDPINPLIGAAGVSAVPMAARVVNKTGLEANPDNYLLMHAMGPNVAGVIGSAVAAGVLLSFF; from the coding sequence ATGGATATCCTCGACGCCTTCGGATCTCTCTGGCGCTCGACGGGCCTGGCGAACTTCACGTGGGGCCAGGTCGTGATGATCGCCGTGAGCCTCCTGCTCATCTGGCTCGCGATCAGGAAGAACTTCGAGCCGCTCCTCCTCCTGCCGATCGGCTTCGGCGGCATCCTCTCAAACATCCCCGTCGCCGCGATCGGCGGCAGCGGGGGCTTCCTCGGGCAGATCTACGGCTTCGGGATCGCGACGGGGATCTTCCCGCTCCTCGTCTTCATGGGCGTGGGGGCGATGACGGATTTCGGGCCCCTCATCGCCAACCCGAAAACGGCGCTCCTCGGCGCGGCGGCGCAGTTCGGCATCTTCACGACGCTTCTCGGCGCGCTCGCGCTCGGCCAGTACGCGGGGTTCGATTTCGACATGAAGGATGCCGCCTCGATCGGGATCATCGGGGGCGCCGACGGCCCCACGGCGATCTTCATCGCCTCGAAGCTCTCCCCGCAGCTTCTCGGATCGATCGCCGTCGCCGCCTATTCCTACATGGCGCTCGTCCCGATCATCCAGCCGCCGATCATGCGCTGGCTCGTCGGCGCCGAGGACAGGAAGATCGCGATGCGCCAGCTCCGCGACGTCTCGAAGACCGAGCGGATCCTTTTGCCCCTCGTCGTCCTCGGGATCTGCGCCCTGCTCTTGCCGACCGCCGCGCCGCTCATCGGCGCCCTGATGTTCGGCAACCTCGTGAGGGAATCGGGCGTGGTCGACCGGCTCCACAAGGCGATCCAGGGGCCGATGACCGACATCGTCACGATCCTGCTCGGCCTCGCCGTCGGCTCGAAGCTCCAGGCCGACCGCTTCCTCCGGGTGGAGACGCTCGGCATCCTCGTGCTGGGGCTCTTCGCCTTCTGCGTGGGAACGGCCGCGGGGCTCCTCCTCGCCCGCCTGATGAACCGTTTCTCCCGCGACCCGATCAACCCCCTGATCGGCGCGGCGGGGGTCTCGGCCGTGCCGATGGCCGCCCGCGTCGTCAACAAGACGGGGCTCGAGGCCAACCCCGACAACTACCTCCTCATGCACGCGATGGGCCCGAACGTGGCCGGCGTCATCGGTTCGGCCGTCGCGGCCGGCGTGCTCTTGTCCTTCTTCTGA